From a single Papaver somniferum cultivar HN1 unplaced genomic scaffold, ASM357369v1 unplaced-scaffold_133, whole genome shotgun sequence genomic region:
- the LOC113333649 gene encoding chaperonin CPN60-2, mitochondrial isoform X1: protein MYRAVANLASKARIARNASQQIGSRASWTRNYSAKDIKFGVEARAMMLKGVEDLADAVKVTMGPKGRNVVIEQSFGAPKVTKDGVTVAKSIEFKDRVKNIGASLVKQVANATNDVAGDGTTCATVLTRAIFAEGCKSVAAGMNAMDLRRGISMAVDSVVTNLKSRTRMISTSEEIAQVGTISANGDRDIGEMIAKAMEKVGKEGVITITDGKTLNNEIEVVEGMKLDRGYISPYFITNQKNQKCELEDPLILIHEKKISSLCLFFQTCAFSNIYLCTYQELEDPLILIHEKKISSINSVVKVLELALKRQRPLLIVAEDIESDALATLILNKLRAGIKICAIKAPGFGENRKSSMQDLAVLTGGQLITEELGMNLEKVELEMLGTCKKVTISKDDTVVLDGAGDKKSIEERCEQLRAGVEMSTSDYDKDKLQERLAKLSGGVAVLKIGGASEAEVGEKKDRVTDALNATKAAVEEGIVPGGGIALLYASRELDKLETANFDQKIGVQIIQNALKAPVQTIASNAGVEGAVVVGKLLEQENTDLGYDAAKGEYVDMIKAGIIDPLKVIRTALTDAASVSSLMTTTEAIVVELPKDDKEMPAMGGGIGGMDY, encoded by the exons ATGTATCGCGCTGTTGCAAATCTTGCTTCCAAGGCTAG GATCGCTAGAAATGCTTCCCAGCAA ATCGGTAGTAGAGCGAGTTGGACCAGAAATTAttcagcaaaagatattaaattcGGTGTCGAAGCAAGGGCTATGATGCTTAAGGGTGTGGAAGACCTTGCTGATGCTGTTAAAGTGACTATGGGACCTAAG gggCGTAACGTTGTAATTGAACAAAGCTTTGGTGCACCCAAAGTGACTAAAGATGGTGTCACTGTTGCTAAAAGCATTGAGTTTAAGGACAGAGTTAAGAACATTGGTGCCAGCCTTGTAAAGCAAGTAGCAAATGCCACCAACGATGTAGCTGGTGATG GTACGACTTGTGCCACAGTCCTTACACGTGCAATTTTTGCCGAGGGATGCAAATCTGTTGCAGCTGGTATGAATGCAATGGACCTAAGGAGAGGAATATCAATGGCAGTAGACTCGGTGGTGACAAATTTGAAGAGCAGAACAAGAATGATCAGCACATCCGAAGAAATAGCTCAG GTTGGTACTATATCAGCAAATGGCGATAGAGACATTGGTGAAATGATTGCCAAGGCTATGGAAAAAGTTGGCAAAGAGGGCGTTATCACTATAACT GATGGGAAGACCTTAAACAATGAAATTGAAGTTGTTGAAGGAATGAAGCTGGATAGGGGATATATATCTCCATATTTCATTACAAATCAGAAGAATCAGAAATGT GAATTAGAAGATCCACTCATCCTAATCCATGAGAAGAAAATCTCTAGCCTTTGTTTGTTCTTCCAGACGTGTGCTTTTTCTAACATATATTTATGTACATATCAGGAATTAGAAGATCCACTCATCCTAATCCATGAGAAGAAAATCTCTAGCATAAATTCTGTGGTGAAAGTCTTAGAACTGGCCCTAAAG AGGCAAAGACCTTTGTTGATTGTCGCTGAAGATATAGAAAGTGATGCACTTGCAACTCTCATATTGAATAAGCTTAGGGCTGGAATCAAG ATCTGTGCTATTAAGGCTCCAGGTTTTGGAGAAAACAGGAAATCTAGTATGCAAGATCTTGCAGTCTTGACTGGGGGTCAA CTCATAACTGAAGAACTAGGCATGAATCTTGAGAAGGTTGAGTTGGAGATGCTTGGCACGTGCAAGAAG GTGACAATATCTAAGGATGATACTGTAGTTCTTGACGGGGCTGGTGACAAGAAATCCATCGAGGAACGATGTGAACAGCTAAGAGCTGGAGTTGAAATGAGCACATCTGATTATGATAAAGATAAGTTGCAAGAGAGGCTAGCTAAGCTTTCTGGTGGTGTTGCTGTTTTAAAG ATCGGAGGAGCTAGTGAAGCTGAAGTTGGTGAGAAAAAAGACAGAGTAACTGACGCTCTAAATGCCACCAAAGCAGCTGTTGAGGAGGGCATTGTTCCTG GAGGTGGTATTGCACTGTTATATGCATCAAGGGAGCTGGACAAATTGGAAACCGCCAACTTCGACCAGAAAATTGGTGTTCAGATCATACAGAATGCGTTAAAG GCCCCTGTGCAAACAATTGCATCAAATGCCGGAGTTGAGGGTGCTGTAGTTGTTGGCAAGCTACTGGAGCAGGAAAACACTGACCTTGGATATGATGCAGCTAAGG GTGAATATGTTGACATGATCAAGGCTGGGATTATTGATCCACTAAAAGTAATTAGAACTGCTTTGACAGATGCTGCCAG tgtatcatcgttgatgACAACCACGGAGGCTATTGTTGTTGAGCTTCCCAAGGATGACAAAGAAATGCCAGCAATGGGTGGCGGCATAGGTGGCATGGATTACTGA
- the LOC113333649 gene encoding chaperonin CPN60-2, mitochondrial isoform X2 has product MYRAVANLASKARIARNASQQIGSRASWTRNYSAKDIKFGVEARAMMLKGVEDLADAVKVTMGPKGRNVVIEQSFGAPKVTKDGVTVAKSIEFKDRVKNIGASLVKQVANATNDVAGDGTTCATVLTRAIFAEGCKSVAAGMNAMDLRRGISMAVDSVVTNLKSRTRMISTSEEIAQVGTISANGDRDIGEMIAKAMEKVGKEGVITITDGKTLNNEIEVVEGMKLDRGYISPYFITNQKNQKCELEDPLILIHEKKISSINSVVKVLELALKRQRPLLIVAEDIESDALATLILNKLRAGIKICAIKAPGFGENRKSSMQDLAVLTGGQLITEELGMNLEKVELEMLGTCKKVTISKDDTVVLDGAGDKKSIEERCEQLRAGVEMSTSDYDKDKLQERLAKLSGGVAVLKIGGASEAEVGEKKDRVTDALNATKAAVEEGIVPGGGIALLYASRELDKLETANFDQKIGVQIIQNALKAPVQTIASNAGVEGAVVVGKLLEQENTDLGYDAAKGEYVDMIKAGIIDPLKVIRTALTDAASVSSLMTTTEAIVVELPKDDKEMPAMGGGIGGMDY; this is encoded by the exons ATGTATCGCGCTGTTGCAAATCTTGCTTCCAAGGCTAG GATCGCTAGAAATGCTTCCCAGCAA ATCGGTAGTAGAGCGAGTTGGACCAGAAATTAttcagcaaaagatattaaattcGGTGTCGAAGCAAGGGCTATGATGCTTAAGGGTGTGGAAGACCTTGCTGATGCTGTTAAAGTGACTATGGGACCTAAG gggCGTAACGTTGTAATTGAACAAAGCTTTGGTGCACCCAAAGTGACTAAAGATGGTGTCACTGTTGCTAAAAGCATTGAGTTTAAGGACAGAGTTAAGAACATTGGTGCCAGCCTTGTAAAGCAAGTAGCAAATGCCACCAACGATGTAGCTGGTGATG GTACGACTTGTGCCACAGTCCTTACACGTGCAATTTTTGCCGAGGGATGCAAATCTGTTGCAGCTGGTATGAATGCAATGGACCTAAGGAGAGGAATATCAATGGCAGTAGACTCGGTGGTGACAAATTTGAAGAGCAGAACAAGAATGATCAGCACATCCGAAGAAATAGCTCAG GTTGGTACTATATCAGCAAATGGCGATAGAGACATTGGTGAAATGATTGCCAAGGCTATGGAAAAAGTTGGCAAAGAGGGCGTTATCACTATAACT GATGGGAAGACCTTAAACAATGAAATTGAAGTTGTTGAAGGAATGAAGCTGGATAGGGGATATATATCTCCATATTTCATTACAAATCAGAAGAATCAGAAATGT GAATTAGAAGATCCACTCATCCTAATCCATGAGAAGAAAATCTCTAGCATAAATTCTGTGGTGAAAGTCTTAGAACTGGCCCTAAAG AGGCAAAGACCTTTGTTGATTGTCGCTGAAGATATAGAAAGTGATGCACTTGCAACTCTCATATTGAATAAGCTTAGGGCTGGAATCAAG ATCTGTGCTATTAAGGCTCCAGGTTTTGGAGAAAACAGGAAATCTAGTATGCAAGATCTTGCAGTCTTGACTGGGGGTCAA CTCATAACTGAAGAACTAGGCATGAATCTTGAGAAGGTTGAGTTGGAGATGCTTGGCACGTGCAAGAAG GTGACAATATCTAAGGATGATACTGTAGTTCTTGACGGGGCTGGTGACAAGAAATCCATCGAGGAACGATGTGAACAGCTAAGAGCTGGAGTTGAAATGAGCACATCTGATTATGATAAAGATAAGTTGCAAGAGAGGCTAGCTAAGCTTTCTGGTGGTGTTGCTGTTTTAAAG ATCGGAGGAGCTAGTGAAGCTGAAGTTGGTGAGAAAAAAGACAGAGTAACTGACGCTCTAAATGCCACCAAAGCAGCTGTTGAGGAGGGCATTGTTCCTG GAGGTGGTATTGCACTGTTATATGCATCAAGGGAGCTGGACAAATTGGAAACCGCCAACTTCGACCAGAAAATTGGTGTTCAGATCATACAGAATGCGTTAAAG GCCCCTGTGCAAACAATTGCATCAAATGCCGGAGTTGAGGGTGCTGTAGTTGTTGGCAAGCTACTGGAGCAGGAAAACACTGACCTTGGATATGATGCAGCTAAGG GTGAATATGTTGACATGATCAAGGCTGGGATTATTGATCCACTAAAAGTAATTAGAACTGCTTTGACAGATGCTGCCAG tgtatcatcgttgatgACAACCACGGAGGCTATTGTTGTTGAGCTTCCCAAGGATGACAAAGAAATGCCAGCAATGGGTGGCGGCATAGGTGGCATGGATTACTGA